The Anastrepha ludens isolate Willacy chromosome X, idAnaLude1.1, whole genome shotgun sequence genome includes a window with the following:
- the LOC128869600 gene encoding uncharacterized protein LOC128869600, which produces MYKVVTTRQQYASLLELIKEKPEIAQGFSKCSKEEVAEFWQNVAKQLNSIGPPTKDVSSWKNVWLDWKAYIKRKLSENMREQTTTGGARYKQHHFNEMEEEVIRLTALETSTHGIPGTVSVGLPATVEAENSGPDPDVSMLSDNCSPSFTRRPPTVQKRVGTSTADLIKEQLALQKDFQAKSLQHFEQQDMKLDNLASTMQRMCSALEKMCDLKAADLEETRRHHRNMECLNAAKNEIKQQMLEVENKSPEALSKKK; this is translated from the exons AT gTACAAAGTTGTAACAACACGTCAGCAGTATGCCAGTTTGTTGGAGCTAATAAAGGAGAAGCCAGAAATTGCTCAGGGGTTCTCCAAATGCTCGAAGGAAGAGGTAGCCGAGTTTTGGCAAAATGTTGCGAAGCAGCTTAACAGTATAGGCCCACCAACCAAAGATGTATCAAGCTGGAAAAAT gtgtggTTAGATTGGAAGGCTTATATAAAGCGAAAATTGTCCGAAAACATGAGGGAGCAAACAACTACTGGCGGTGCCCGATATAAGCAGCACCACTTTAATGAGATGGAAGAAGAAGTCATCAGACTGACCGCTTTAGAGACCAGCACACACGGTATCCCAGGCACAGTAAGTGTGGGACTACCTGCTACTGTCGAGGCAGAGAATAGTGGACCCGATCCGGACGTATCCATGCTGTCGGATAACTGCAGTCCTTCTTTCACGAGACGTCCACCAACTGTCCAAAAGCGAGTCGGTACAAGTACTGCAGATCTTATAAAAGAGCAGCTAGCGCTTCAAAAGGACTTCCAAGCAAAGAGTCTGCAGCATTTTGAACAGCAAGATATGAAGCTAGACAATCTCGCTTCGACTATGCAGAGAATGTGTTCGGCACTGGAAAAAATGTGCGACCTGAAAGCAGCCGACCTGGAAGAAACGCGTAGGCACCATAGAAACATGGAGTGCTTGAATGCggccaaaaatgaaataaaacaacaaatgttaGAAGTGGAGAATAAGAGCCCCGAagcgttgtcaaaaaaaaaataa